In Nocardia asteroides, the following proteins share a genomic window:
- a CDS encoding alpha/beta fold hydrolase, translating into MKLTAFALTAAVAVTALLSACGSDQTTTAAPDPGAYAEVNGLRMYYERHGVATDQPPLVLLHGALSGIGTDFGELIPELARTREVIAIEQQAHGRTADIDRPLRTPQMADDTVALLAQLGIHRVDVLGYSMGAGVALDITLRHPELVRKQILLSGGLGAEAMHPGLMEGMDELKPEHLHGSTFHTDYLKNAPRPEDFPRLVAEVLDHDLNGMPSVSHEAARKVEAPTLTIIGDSDIVRPEHSVEMFRLFGGGVMGDTPAGLPNAQLAILPGTSHITAPHRPELLLPMIPAFLDAPVKDAR; encoded by the coding sequence ATGAAACTCACCGCCTTCGCCCTCACCGCCGCCGTCGCCGTCACCGCGCTGCTGAGCGCCTGCGGTAGCGACCAGACCACCACCGCCGCACCGGACCCGGGCGCGTACGCCGAGGTCAACGGCTTGCGCATGTACTACGAGCGCCACGGTGTCGCCACCGATCAGCCGCCGCTGGTGCTGCTGCACGGCGCGCTGTCGGGCATCGGCACCGACTTCGGCGAGCTGATCCCCGAGCTGGCCAGGACCCGCGAGGTGATCGCGATCGAACAGCAGGCACACGGTCGCACCGCCGACATCGACCGACCGCTGCGCACCCCGCAGATGGCCGACGACACCGTCGCGCTGCTCGCACAGCTCGGCATCCACCGCGTCGACGTCCTCGGCTACAGCATGGGCGCGGGCGTGGCACTCGACATCACGCTGCGCCACCCGGAGCTGGTGCGCAAGCAGATCCTGCTCTCCGGTGGCCTCGGCGCCGAGGCCATGCACCCCGGCCTGATGGAGGGCATGGACGAGCTGAAGCCCGAGCACCTGCACGGCTCGACCTTCCACACCGACTACCTGAAGAACGCGCCGCGCCCCGAGGACTTCCCGCGGCTGGTCGCCGAGGTCCTCGACCACGATCTCAACGGCATGCCCTCGGTCTCGCACGAGGCAGCCCGTAAGGTCGAGGCCCCGACGCTGACCATCATCGGCGACTCCGACATCGTCCGCCCCGAGCACTCGGTGGAGATGTTCCGGCTGTTCGGCGGCGGCGTCATGGGCGACACTCCCGCCGGTCTGCCGAACGCGCAGCTGGCGATCCTGCCCGGCACCTCCCACATCACCGCACCGCACCGGCCCGAGTTGCTGCTGCCGATGATCCCCGCGTTCCTCGACGCCCCCGTCAAGGATGCCCGGTGA
- a CDS encoding AfsR/SARP family transcriptional regulator: MRFGVLGPLTVWTDDGTVVPIPGTKVRALLADLLLAAGQPVSADRLIDDIWGEDPPGNPAGTLAAKASQLRRALEDAEAGSRDLVVSPPPGYRLATTEVDALRFRALLARARAATEPRVRIDTLTEALGLWRGPAFDDFRDAEFTRSVIAQLSELRLVAVEELAEARLAEGEYGAVAGDLTRFVAENPLRERLRAAQLRALYGAGRQAEALDSYEDLRRQLADELGLDPSPELVDLHRSILGQDPGLVVTRPRAVVRRRTTNIPAQRTELIGRADDLDELSRAVDASRLVTLIGPGGVGKTRLATATAAGLTERFPHGSWLVELAPLATATTDIDRIADTVAQVLGVRLGDAADAPAVALGEALAEQELLLVLDNCEHLVDQVADLTEALLGAAPGLHVLATSREQLRLPGEDIVTVEPLGVPSAGSAVTDIAESNAVRLFVARAKSGAREFTLDADNADAVATLCRRLDGIPLALELAATRVRALGVHEMVARLDDRFRLLATGHRGAPPRQQTLAAMIDWSWGLLDADERVVLRRLAVHAGGCTLDAAESVCAGIEIASGAVADVIARLVDRSLVQQSGRRYRLLESVAAFSVDRLAEAGEEQAVRQAHRAYYLALTERAAPELYGADQRRWLARLDAEDANLQVALDGADADTALRLTAALAWYWLLRGRLGPARRRFDAALALGGSARYRAPVAAWRLTAAFQQGDFTDASARRAEVSAALAALDDPAVRVRAEVILLMSALEAGADQDLETSVRQLRAECHELGDRWSVATIQVALAKSAHSRADVDALARYAADAARLFAELGDRWGRLQAAEWLGGLAELTGDLAGAADIHREALVLARELELWGQVSSHLCWLGWIAMQHTEFDAARDFAAQAMVLAAEQGDGAGKLFGSIVLAFTARRDGHPDEAEQLLRGLLAAASDDTETPLFLPMLQVELGYLLEQRGEPAAGLAEHLRALDGAHRIDAPRDAAFALGGAAAATAALGELDTAARLLGAAEALRTSTGMPLLPAEQPDIDRATAAVRAGLGPAAFATAHTAGLDLTPTSARDLIAVAVP, encoded by the coding sequence ATGCGTTTCGGTGTGCTCGGTCCGCTGACGGTCTGGACCGATGACGGCACGGTCGTGCCGATCCCCGGCACCAAGGTGCGCGCGCTGCTGGCCGACCTGCTGCTCGCCGCGGGGCAGCCGGTGTCGGCCGACCGGTTGATCGACGACATCTGGGGCGAGGACCCGCCCGGCAACCCCGCCGGCACGTTGGCCGCGAAAGCCTCCCAGCTGCGGCGTGCCCTCGAGGACGCCGAAGCGGGCAGCCGGGACCTGGTGGTCTCACCGCCGCCGGGCTACCGCCTCGCCACCACCGAGGTCGACGCGCTGCGCTTCCGGGCGCTGCTGGCCCGGGCCCGCGCCGCCACCGAGCCGCGCGTCCGCATCGACACACTCACCGAGGCGCTCGGCCTGTGGCGTGGCCCGGCCTTCGACGACTTCCGCGACGCGGAGTTCACCCGCTCGGTCATCGCCCAGCTCTCGGAGCTGCGGCTGGTCGCCGTCGAGGAACTTGCGGAAGCGCGCCTGGCCGAAGGCGAATACGGTGCCGTCGCAGGTGATCTCACCAGATTCGTAGCGGAAAACCCGCTGCGGGAACGTCTGCGGGCCGCACAGCTGCGCGCCCTGTACGGCGCGGGGCGCCAGGCCGAAGCCCTCGACAGCTACGAGGACCTGCGCAGGCAGCTGGCGGACGAACTCGGGCTGGATCCCAGCCCGGAACTGGTCGACCTGCATCGCTCGATCCTCGGTCAGGACCCCGGGCTGGTGGTGACCCGTCCGCGCGCGGTGGTCCGGCGGCGCACGACCAACATTCCCGCGCAACGCACCGAGTTGATCGGCCGCGCAGATGATCTCGACGAGCTGAGCCGCGCGGTGGACGCGTCCCGTCTGGTCACCCTGATCGGGCCCGGCGGGGTGGGCAAGACCCGCCTCGCCACGGCCACCGCGGCCGGGCTCACCGAGCGGTTCCCGCACGGCAGCTGGCTCGTCGAACTGGCGCCACTCGCGACCGCGACCACCGATATCGATCGCATCGCCGACACGGTGGCGCAGGTGCTGGGCGTTCGCCTCGGCGACGCCGCGGATGCGCCTGCCGTGGCTCTGGGCGAGGCGCTGGCCGAGCAGGAACTGCTGCTGGTCCTGGACAACTGCGAACACCTCGTCGACCAGGTCGCCGACCTCACCGAAGCCCTGCTCGGCGCCGCGCCCGGGCTGCACGTCCTGGCGACCAGCCGCGAACAACTGCGGCTGCCGGGGGAGGACATCGTCACCGTCGAACCGCTCGGCGTGCCCTCGGCGGGCAGCGCGGTGACCGACATCGCCGAGTCGAATGCCGTGCGGCTCTTCGTGGCCCGGGCCAAGTCGGGTGCGCGTGAATTCACCCTCGACGCGGACAACGCCGACGCCGTCGCGACACTGTGCCGCAGACTCGACGGCATCCCGCTCGCCCTCGAGCTGGCCGCCACCCGGGTGCGGGCCCTCGGCGTGCACGAGATGGTGGCCCGGCTCGACGACCGGTTCCGGCTGCTGGCCACCGGGCATCGCGGCGCGCCGCCACGGCAGCAGACTCTCGCGGCGATGATCGACTGGAGCTGGGGGCTGCTCGACGCGGACGAACGGGTCGTCCTGCGGCGGCTCGCGGTCCATGCCGGTGGTTGCACCCTCGATGCCGCCGAATCCGTCTGCGCCGGTATCGAAATCGCGTCCGGCGCGGTCGCGGATGTGATCGCCAGGCTGGTCGACCGCTCCCTGGTCCAGCAGAGCGGGCGGCGCTACCGGCTGCTGGAGTCGGTGGCCGCGTTCAGTGTGGACCGGCTGGCCGAGGCAGGCGAGGAGCAGGCGGTTCGGCAGGCCCACCGCGCCTACTACCTGGCGTTGACCGAGCGGGCCGCGCCCGAACTGTACGGCGCCGACCAGCGACGCTGGCTGGCCCGCCTCGACGCCGAGGACGCGAATCTGCAAGTGGCGCTGGACGGCGCCGACGCCGACACCGCGCTGCGGCTCACCGCGGCACTGGCCTGGTACTGGCTGCTGCGCGGGCGGCTCGGCCCGGCCCGGCGCCGCTTCGACGCGGCGCTGGCGCTCGGCGGCAGTGCGCGGTACCGGGCGCCGGTCGCGGCGTGGCGGCTCACCGCCGCTTTCCAGCAGGGCGATTTCACCGACGCGAGCGCGCGGCGTGCCGAGGTATCGGCCGCGCTGGCCGCGCTCGACGACCCGGCCGTTCGGGTGCGTGCCGAGGTCATCCTGCTGATGTCGGCGCTGGAGGCCGGTGCCGATCAGGATCTGGAAACCTCGGTGCGGCAACTGCGCGCGGAATGCCACGAGCTCGGCGACCGCTGGAGTGTCGCGACGATCCAGGTGGCGCTGGCGAAGTCGGCGCACAGCCGCGCCGACGTGGACGCGCTGGCCCGCTACGCCGCCGACGCGGCCCGGCTCTTCGCCGAACTCGGCGACCGCTGGGGCCGCTTGCAGGCCGCCGAATGGCTCGGCGGCCTGGCCGAACTCACCGGTGATCTCGCCGGCGCCGCGGACATCCACCGTGAAGCCCTGGTCCTGGCCAGGGAACTGGAACTGTGGGGACAGGTCTCGTCGCACCTGTGCTGGCTCGGCTGGATCGCCATGCAGCACACCGAATTCGACGCGGCCCGCGACTTCGCCGCCCAGGCCATGGTGCTGGCCGCCGAACAGGGCGACGGTGCGGGCAAGCTGTTCGGCTCGATTGTGCTGGCCTTCACCGCGCGGCGCGACGGTCACCCGGATGAGGCCGAACAACTGCTGCGCGGTCTGCTCGCCGCCGCCTCCGACGACACCGAGACGCCGCTGTTCCTGCCGATGCTCCAGGTGGAACTGGGCTACCTGCTCGAACAGCGCGGTGAACCCGCCGCGGGCCTGGCCGAGCACCTGCGCGCACTCGACGGCGCGCACCGCATCGACGCACCCCGCGACGCCGCCTTCGCCCTCGGCGGCGCCGCGGCGGCCACCGCCGCCCTCGGCGAACTCGACACCGCCGCCCGCCTGCTCGGCGCGGCCGAAGCGCTGCGCACCAGCACCGGAATGCCCCTGCTGCCCGCCGAACAACCCGACATCGACCGCGCCACCGCCGCGGTCCGCGCCGGTCTGGGCCCAGCCGCCTTCGCCACCGCCCACACCGCCGGCCTCGACCTCACCCCCACCTCGGCCCGCGACCTCATCGCGGTCGCGGTGCCGTAG
- a CDS encoding DoxX family protein, translated as MSSVDTAALLLRSTLGAVLLAHGVNHAWGAGALTATGAWFASIGLRPGRLHAVLATATEIAAGALLLAGLLTPFAAAAVIATMAVALITAHRGNGFFIFRPGQGWEYTAVLAAVALATATLGPGRWSADHLLGIEITGTTALVIAGVLGVLSATLLLATCWRPRASRPAG; from the coding sequence GTGAGTTCCGTCGACACGGCAGCACTTCTGCTCCGCTCGACGCTGGGGGCGGTGCTGCTCGCACACGGCGTCAATCACGCCTGGGGCGCGGGCGCGCTCACCGCCACCGGCGCCTGGTTCGCCTCGATCGGCCTGCGCCCGGGCCGGCTGCACGCCGTGCTCGCCACCGCGACCGAGATCGCCGCGGGCGCTCTGCTTCTGGCGGGACTGCTCACGCCGTTCGCCGCGGCCGCCGTCATCGCCACCATGGCCGTGGCGCTGATCACCGCGCATCGCGGCAACGGATTCTTCATCTTCCGTCCCGGTCAGGGCTGGGAATACACCGCGGTGCTGGCCGCCGTCGCCCTGGCCACCGCCACCCTCGGTCCCGGCCGCTGGTCAGCGGACCACCTGCTCGGGATCGAGATCACCGGAACCACCGCGCTGGTGATCGCCGGCGTACTCGGCGTGCTGTCGGCGACACTGCTGCTCGCGACCTGCTGGCGACCGCGGGCATCGCGACCAGCTGGCTAG
- a CDS encoding sterol desaturase family protein, translating into MVSAFWEHINNPLLYAVPFFLVFIAIEAVSLRHAGADAAPRAYSPIDTRTSISMGFGALGAMALFKLLTLVLFVILWTELAPWHLPTHAWWYWPVLMLVVDFAWYCNHRFSHRVRIGWAAHQAHHSSEYFNLGTALRQKWNPWSEAIFWAPLPLLGFAPWTIYVAFALNLIYQFFTHTETIGKLWRPVEFVLNTPSHHRVHHGSDPEYLDRNYGGILIIWDRMFGTFQRELHTPTYGLTTPVGTYNLLRLQYHEYGNIIRDVRGARGWRARLGYVFGPPGWQPAAPESTAVPKKQAA; encoded by the coding sequence ATGGTGTCCGCATTCTGGGAGCACATCAACAACCCCCTGCTCTACGCAGTCCCCTTCTTCCTGGTCTTCATCGCCATCGAGGCGGTGAGCCTGCGGCACGCGGGCGCGGACGCGGCGCCGCGCGCCTACTCGCCGATCGACACCCGCACCAGCATCAGCATGGGTTTCGGGGCACTGGGCGCGATGGCGCTGTTCAAGCTGCTCACCCTGGTCCTGTTCGTGATCCTGTGGACCGAGCTCGCGCCGTGGCACCTGCCGACGCACGCGTGGTGGTACTGGCCGGTGCTGATGCTGGTGGTCGACTTCGCCTGGTACTGCAACCACCGCTTCTCCCACCGGGTGCGGATCGGCTGGGCCGCGCACCAGGCCCATCATTCGAGCGAGTACTTCAATCTCGGTACCGCGCTGCGACAGAAGTGGAATCCGTGGTCGGAGGCCATCTTCTGGGCGCCGCTGCCGCTGCTCGGGTTCGCGCCGTGGACGATCTACGTCGCCTTCGCCCTGAATCTCATCTACCAGTTCTTCACCCACACCGAGACGATCGGGAAACTCTGGCGACCGGTCGAATTCGTGCTCAACACCCCCTCGCACCACCGGGTCCACCACGGCAGCGACCCGGAGTACCTGGACCGCAACTACGGCGGCATCCTGATCATCTGGGACCGGATGTTCGGCACCTTCCAGCGTGAACTGCACACGCCCACCTACGGTCTCACCACCCCGGTCGGCACCTACAACCTGCTGCGGCTGCAATATCACGAGTACGGCAACATCATTCGTGACGTGCGCGGCGCGCGTGGCTGGCGGGCCCGGCTCGGCTACGTCTTCGGCCCGCCCGGCTGGCAACCCGCCGCGCCGGAGTCCACCGCCGTTCCGAAGAAGCAGGCGGCGTGA
- a CDS encoding TetR/AcrR family transcriptional regulator has product MSTAGTKGVPRARREQLILDAAVAEIGRVGYAGLSLAGVAQRAEVSKPLVYTYFHTRDEIYLACVARAAANLGAAIEAAVAAGGELSMARRTLDAIFTALEPRPHDWTVVFDRTHPDEGAVADAIRAARRGIAAQAARGVADVLGAVELTDPADLSALTDVWMGTVTSLVTWWLRHPGETAAQMSERSHRLIDALIAAAAR; this is encoded by the coding sequence GTGAGCACAGCCGGAACCAAGGGCGTCCCGCGCGCGCGGCGCGAGCAGTTGATCCTCGACGCGGCCGTGGCCGAGATCGGCCGGGTCGGCTACGCGGGGCTGTCGCTGGCCGGAGTCGCCCAGCGCGCCGAGGTCTCCAAACCGCTGGTCTACACGTATTTCCACACCAGGGACGAGATCTACCTCGCCTGTGTGGCGCGGGCCGCGGCGAACCTCGGGGCGGCGATCGAAGCGGCGGTGGCCGCGGGCGGGGAGCTGTCGATGGCGCGGCGCACGCTCGACGCGATCTTCACCGCACTGGAACCGCGTCCGCACGACTGGACTGTCGTGTTCGATCGCACCCACCCCGACGAGGGCGCGGTCGCCGACGCGATCCGCGCCGCGCGCCGCGGCATCGCCGCCCAGGCGGCCCGTGGTGTGGCCGACGTGCTCGGCGCGGTGGAACTCACCGACCCGGCCGACCTCTCGGCGCTCACCGACGTCTGGATGGGGACGGTGACCTCCCTGGTCACCTGGTGGCTGCGGCATCCCGGGGAGACGGCCGCACAGATGAGCGAGCGCAGCCACCGCCTGATCGACGCGCTGATCGCGGCCGCCGCCCGGTGA
- a CDS encoding dihydrofolate reductase family protein: MRKFKLQVQTTIDGFMAGPNGEMDWLTFDWSDDLAAHIGALTDSVDTIVLGRKLAEGFIPHWAAQPEHETQEAIDTMNKTPKVVISRTITESPWDNTVVAADAAAAIRELKAGPGGDIIAYGGGELVASLIAQGLFDELNLFVNPTAIGAGLPVFAATGANQQFVLESATRFDCGVVGLRYVPAAA, translated from the coding sequence ATGCGCAAGTTCAAGCTCCAGGTCCAGACCACCATCGACGGCTTCATGGCAGGCCCGAACGGCGAGATGGACTGGCTCACCTTCGACTGGAGCGACGACCTCGCCGCCCACATCGGCGCGCTCACCGACTCCGTCGACACCATCGTGCTGGGCCGCAAGCTCGCCGAGGGTTTCATCCCGCACTGGGCCGCCCAGCCCGAGCACGAGACCCAGGAGGCGATCGACACCATGAACAAGACCCCGAAGGTGGTCATCTCGCGGACGATCACCGAATCCCCGTGGGACAACACGGTTGTCGCCGCCGACGCGGCCGCGGCCATTCGCGAACTGAAGGCCGGCCCGGGCGGCGACATCATCGCCTACGGCGGCGGCGAACTCGTCGCGAGCCTGATCGCCCAGGGCTTGTTCGACGAACTGAATCTGTTCGTCAATCCGACCGCCATCGGCGCGGGCCTGCCGGTCTTCGCCGCCACCGGCGCGAACCAGCAGTTCGTCCTCGAATCCGCCACCCGCTTCGACTGCGGCGTCGTGGGCCTGCGCTACGTGCCCGCCGCCGCGTAA
- a CDS encoding TetR/AcrR family transcriptional regulator, protein MTGSPTPKRRADATRSRAAVLEAATRLLATHPDAGMAAIAAEAGVTRQTVYAHFASRDDLVNAVVDHTTGQAVAAMREADLDSGPATDALLRMLAVGWRFFRVSPLAHHVGAFARQRDEDRQLPVNERLLRLVTRGQRAGEFADTATPEWLVTAIVAVSHAAGDEVRAGRLTQPAAELALRASVLRLVGAA, encoded by the coding sequence TTGACTGGATCCCCGACACCGAAACGCCGCGCCGACGCCACCCGCAGCCGCGCGGCCGTCCTCGAGGCCGCCACCCGGTTGCTCGCGACGCATCCCGACGCGGGCATGGCGGCCATCGCCGCCGAGGCGGGCGTCACCCGGCAAACGGTGTACGCGCACTTCGCTTCTCGCGACGACCTGGTCAATGCCGTGGTCGACCACACCACCGGCCAGGCCGTCGCGGCCATGCGCGAGGCCGACCTGGACAGCGGCCCCGCCACCGACGCCCTGCTGCGCATGCTCGCGGTGGGCTGGCGATTCTTCCGCGTCTCACCCCTGGCCCACCATGTCGGCGCGTTCGCCCGGCAGCGCGACGAAGACCGTCAACTGCCCGTCAACGAGCGGCTGCTGCGGCTGGTAACCCGGGGACAGCGCGCGGGCGAATTCGCCGACACGGCGACGCCGGAGTGGCTCGTGACCGCGATCGTCGCGGTGAGCCATGCCGCGGGCGACGAGGTCAGGGCGGGCAGGCTGACCCAGCCGGCGGCCGAGCTGGCGCTGCGCGCGAGCGTGCTGCGCCTGGTCGGGGCAGCGTAA
- a CDS encoding nuclear transport factor 2 family protein codes for MDPAMPRTPERFVADFFTEFTAAALDPGADPAAVVDRFHTPDVVQIADGIRLDRDRLVAHLRPVRKNLRDYRFEVHEVIADGDRMAVRMTIHATMRTTGTVATEVFLFGEFTPDGKLRRADQLTRALAA; via the coding sequence ATGGATCCCGCAATGCCCCGCACGCCGGAGCGGTTCGTCGCCGACTTCTTCACCGAGTTCACCGCGGCCGCGCTCGACCCCGGCGCCGACCCCGCCGCGGTCGTCGACCGGTTCCACACGCCCGACGTGGTGCAGATCGCCGACGGGATCCGGCTCGACCGGGACCGGCTCGTCGCGCATCTGCGGCCGGTGCGAAAGAACCTGCGCGACTACCGCTTCGAGGTGCACGAGGTGATCGCCGACGGCGACCGGATGGCCGTGCGGATGACCATCCACGCGACGATGCGCACCACCGGGACCGTCGCCACCGAGGTCTTCCTGTTCGGCGAGTTCACTCCCGACGGGAAACTCCGCCGGGCCGATCAGCTCACCCGCGCCCTCGCCGCCTGA
- a CDS encoding DUF1772 domain-containing protein codes for MLVRTVRSLALLATGLLAGAFGYGAANLVPTFDRVPLPMRLEFHTELMRNNSISMQATMAVAALSCLAVAVLAAGRHRLVAAAATVLVVASFLITRLGNVPINHRINEWAVTGPTPDYAEILTRWDAFHFLRTGTALGAFALIIALVLWMPADQPAR; via the coding sequence GTGCTCGTCCGCACCGTCCGTTCGCTCGCCCTGCTCGCCACCGGACTCCTGGCCGGTGCCTTCGGTTACGGCGCCGCCAATCTCGTCCCCACCTTCGACCGGGTGCCCTTGCCGATGCGCCTGGAATTCCACACCGAGCTCATGCGCAACAACAGCATCAGCATGCAGGCCACCATGGCGGTCGCGGCGCTGAGCTGTCTCGCCGTCGCGGTGCTCGCCGCGGGACGGCACCGGCTCGTAGCGGCCGCGGCCACCGTGCTGGTGGTGGCCTCGTTCCTGATCACCCGGCTGGGCAACGTGCCGATCAATCACCGGATCAACGAATGGGCCGTCACGGGACCCACGCCCGACTACGCCGAGATCCTCACTCGCTGGGACGCGTTCCACTTCCTGCGTACCGGTACGGCACTGGGCGCCTTCGCGCTGATCATCGCCCTCGTGCTGTGGATGCCGGCCGATCAGCCCGCCCGATAG
- a CDS encoding TetR/AcrR family transcriptional regulator: MPTGTWDRLVPERRAAVVAAAETEFAARGFSGASMNTICREAGVSKGSLFQYFTDKADMYVYLAEQSSERIRSSMEAVVLRLDWDADFFAALESLLDSWVRYFYDHPLERAMTAAANLEPDPVARTAVREAVDKHYLAVLRPLIGQAVDTGALRPDAEIDVLLALLLLMLPHLALAPHVEGLDPLLGLAEGDADHAAETARRVVLTALAPYRAG; encoded by the coding sequence ATGCCGACAGGAACATGGGACCGGCTCGTGCCCGAGCGGCGCGCCGCCGTGGTCGCGGCCGCCGAGACGGAGTTCGCCGCCCGTGGGTTCAGCGGGGCGAGTATGAACACGATCTGCCGGGAGGCGGGCGTGTCCAAGGGCAGCCTGTTCCAGTACTTCACGGACAAGGCCGATATGTACGTCTACCTGGCCGAACAGTCCAGTGAGCGGATCCGGTCGTCGATGGAGGCGGTCGTGCTGCGCCTGGACTGGGACGCCGATTTCTTCGCGGCGCTGGAGTCGCTGCTCGACTCCTGGGTGCGCTATTTCTACGATCATCCGCTCGAACGCGCGATGACCGCGGCGGCCAATCTGGAACCGGATCCGGTGGCCCGCACGGCGGTGCGCGAGGCCGTCGACAAGCATTACCTGGCGGTGTTGCGGCCCCTCATCGGGCAGGCGGTCGACACCGGCGCGTTGCGCCCCGACGCCGAGATCGACGTGCTGCTGGCGCTTTTGCTGCTAATGCTGCCGCACCTGGCACTGGCGCCGCACGTCGAAGGTCTCGATCCGCTGCTCGGCCTGGCCGAGGGCGATGCCGACCACGCCGCCGAGACCGCCCGGCGCGTGGTGCTCACCGCCCTCGCCCCCTATCGGGCGGGCTGA
- a CDS encoding response regulator: protein MIRVLLVDDQPLIRSGFRALLDVEDDIEVVAEAADGAQGVELARLHRPDIALVDIQMPRVDGIETTRRIAADPDLAAVHVVILTNYGLDEYVFDALRAGAAGFLVKDIEPEDFLHALRVAARGDALLAPSITRRLIARYVTQPRTTGTPAALAELTTREREAVALAARGMSNDEIAAHMVISPHTAKTHLNRAMTKLHARDRAQLVVLAYESGLVTPGNR, encoded by the coding sequence ATGATCCGGGTCCTGCTGGTGGACGACCAGCCTCTCATCCGCAGCGGTTTCCGCGCCCTGCTCGACGTGGAGGACGACATCGAGGTCGTCGCCGAGGCCGCCGACGGCGCGCAGGGCGTCGAGCTGGCCCGCCTGCACCGGCCCGATATCGCCCTGGTCGATATCCAGATGCCGCGCGTCGACGGCATCGAGACCACCCGGCGCATCGCCGCCGACCCCGACCTGGCCGCGGTGCACGTGGTCATCCTGACCAACTACGGCCTCGACGAGTACGTCTTCGACGCGCTGCGCGCCGGCGCCGCGGGCTTCCTGGTCAAGGACATCGAACCCGAGGACTTCCTGCACGCCCTCCGGGTGGCCGCCCGGGGGGACGCGCTGCTCGCCCCGTCGATCACCCGGCGGCTCATCGCCCGCTACGTCACCCAGCCGCGCACCACGGGCACGCCCGCCGCGCTGGCCGAACTCACCACGCGCGAACGCGAGGCCGTCGCGCTGGCGGCGCGGGGCATGTCCAACGACGAGATCGCGGCCCACATGGTGATCAGCCCGCACACCGCCAAGACCCACCTCAACCGCGCGATGACCAAGCTGCACGCCCGCGACCGCGCCCAACTCGTCGTCCTCGCCTACGAATCCGGCCTGGTCACTCCCGGAAACCGGTGA
- a CDS encoding sensor histidine kinase translates to MARARITDWAIAVGVAVVLLVTGLSGEHPDTRWDPLGYALLGAGGLALAGRGRAPVAVLVATGLCALGYQALGFDVPAVAFLFAVYFAVRAGHHVVTVAASVALVAALPLAAMISLHDTAAALARGRDALEIAWLIAAGAAGEALRQAERRADEAERTREEAARRRADEERLHIARELHDSLTHQISVIKVQSEAAVHVARKRGEEIPAALLAIRDAGREASRELRATLAALRDDDAPRPGLAQVGDLVERAREAGVDTTLTIAGERGDLPAAVDRTGYRIVQESLTNVARHARAATASVRIGYGPDGLVVDVEDDGATPTAVPAPGVGLLGMRERVTALGGRLRAAPRAEGGFAVHAELPVERA, encoded by the coding sequence ATGGCCAGGGCGCGGATCACGGACTGGGCGATCGCCGTCGGGGTGGCGGTGGTCCTGCTGGTCACCGGGCTGAGCGGGGAGCATCCAGACACCCGGTGGGACCCGCTGGGATACGCGCTGCTCGGCGCCGGTGGGCTGGCGCTGGCCGGGCGCGGACGCGCACCGGTCGCGGTGCTGGTGGCCACGGGGCTGTGCGCGCTGGGCTACCAGGCGCTCGGCTTCGACGTGCCCGCGGTGGCGTTCCTGTTCGCGGTGTATTTCGCGGTGCGCGCCGGACATCATGTGGTGACGGTGGCGGCATCGGTGGCACTGGTCGCGGCCCTGCCGCTGGCGGCGATGATCTCGCTGCACGACACCGCCGCCGCGCTCGCCAGGGGCCGCGACGCGCTCGAGATCGCCTGGCTGATCGCGGCGGGCGCGGCCGGTGAGGCGCTGCGGCAGGCCGAGCGCCGCGCCGACGAAGCCGAACGCACCAGGGAGGAGGCCGCGCGCCGCCGCGCCGACGAGGAACGCCTGCACATCGCCAGGGAACTGCACGATTCGCTCACCCATCAGATCTCGGTGATCAAGGTGCAGTCCGAGGCGGCGGTGCACGTCGCGCGCAAGCGTGGCGAGGAGATCCCCGCCGCGCTGCTGGCCATCCGCGACGCCGGGCGCGAGGCCTCGCGCGAACTCCGCGCCACGCTCGCGGCGCTGCGCGACGACGACGCGCCGCGACCCGGGCTGGCGCAGGTCGGTGATCTGGTCGAACGGGCAAGGGAGGCAGGCGTGGACACGACCCTGACGATCGCGGGCGAGCGCGGCGATCTGCCCGCCGCGGTGGACCGCACCGGCTACCGGATCGTGCAGGAATCGCTGACCAACGTCGCCCGCCACGCCCGCGCGGCCACCGCCTCGGTGCGCATCGGCTACGGCCCCGACGGCCTCGTCGTCGACGTCGAGGACGACGGTGCCACCCCGACGGCGGTGCCGGCGCCCGGCGTCGGCCTGCTCGGCATGCGCGAGCGGGTGACCGCGCTGGGCGGCAGGCTCCGTGCGGCGCCACGCGCCGAGGGCGGTTTCGCCGTGCACGCCGAATTGCCGGTGGAGCGAGCATGA